In Solanum lycopersicum chromosome 3, SLM_r2.1, the genomic stretch ACAAACAACTCATAACATCTATATTTCCAcaagatataaataaaattgcaCACACATCACCCTTCTCATATCGTACTTCAAAAAATTGTAAGAAGCGTGTGGGGGGGTTGAGTACTAAGCCCATGAAAACAAATAGTCCCAAGTCCATAATGAAGACCCCAAGCCCTACAACAAGACTTATCTTGGGCTAGTAACTGTTCCTTTTCTCAAAGCCACGAACAATACATGTGACTTGTCTCGGTCAAAGTTTTCATAAGCATTATTGATACAGAAACGAGGTACCTAAAATCCATTCTCTTTTTGTCTTCACATTTAtccatttttttgtaattttctcAGAACAATATCTTGATGTTATCTGATGGAATTATTAGagaataaacataattttagacTCAAAAGAGTGGGGTAAGCCAAAAGATATTTGAGAGAATCTTATCATTTGCGGCATCCAATGTGCAACCGAAAATAATTGATTATAGATGTTGTACTATCTTTTTAACTTAACTAACTTTTAtcttattgtatttatttgtaATGTTGTCTTTGAGGCAAAggatatatgtgagtcatttatATATAAGTAGAGGTATATATATGAGTTACTTTCATAACGAGagatatatcagctctaaatgctAAAATTAAAGGGTATATCACCAAGAGCGGAGCTACTTTGCATTAAGGGGTTCATCCGAACCCCTTCagcgaaaaattatattttttatacgtGATTAAGATACAGCTTAAAAAATCAACTTTTTGAAACCTTTTGCGGCAACACAATTTGCTTGCTGTTTGAGACAATGATAGTATATTATGCGTGTGACTTATAACCACTAAAGGGCATTTTCTTCAATTGTAAGTTGTTACATAGCATACAATTGAAACAATATAAAACTACTTCAACATTAAAATGAACTATATACCCTGTGAAAAAGTTAGAAATAAGATTTCTGGGCAAACTAGATCAATTCTACTAACGCTTAATCACGTTTTTCTTTTCGagttttcaaaattatcattcaTGCCAGATTTTGATAATCCAGACATATATCTCAAATACATGAATTATAATTCATTTCCCCCTATGTATCTAACTACTATCTATATTAAGAGAGTATGTGGTAGCAATGATTCATGCATTTAGGAGTatctaattttgaaatttagtaTGAAGTTATtgagttattttaaattatagaaAGAGAATAATTATAATTAGAATGCAAGTTGtagtttatcatattttttgtttttctttcctTAGCCCACTTAGTTTCTCACATCCTGACAATTACTAGGTTCGGAAACTTGCCTTTActtaatagaataaataaataaatccaaaTAAATATCATGACAATAAAGATAATGAGAATAAACAGAGAGTGACTAATAAAGGATGATTTACTGTATGCTTTTTCTGATTCTTTGCGATCAGGCATCTTCTTAATCACTATATTTAATGACACAGTTTACACTAATTAATGACGAATCAAAAATTTAATGACAGGTTTCATCTTAATGCTTATCCAACACAGCCAGCACCACGGCTACAGATTCCCGAAAGTGACGCCACCGAGAATCTACACAACCCTAGGGCTCCCGCCGACGATGACTCTTCCTCAACTTCCACCGGCGGCAGAACTCTGCCGTCGGCGAATAACGTCCTTCCGTTTGTTGGCTGAGCATCGATAACAACACCTTCAAGTTCCGCCGCTGCACCGCCGTCAAATGCTCCGTCTCCCAACCTCCGTTCAACTTCTAAATACTCTCCTAGTGACGCAGGTTTGGAATCACACTCATCTCTACAAAGCCTCCACCACCTCCGCCTTCGGCAATGCCGTCGTTCCTCCTCTTCCACCGCCGCTACTCTACTCTTCTTCGATTTCCTGTTCTTCTGAGAAGTAATCCCCGCGCCGGCTGGGCTCTCAACGATCGACTGACGGTTCTGAGTCATCGACGGAGCTCTGAACGTGATCGCCTGGAACGTAACTCCCATGAGTGTCCCTAATGTTATACTCCGATCATGGAAAAATGAACCTGTAGACTGTTCCCACAGTTAAACGtattaaatctcaaaattatcatacaattttgaaaaaataaaataaaaaagcaatTGAGCAGTGACGATTACCTCAGTGTCGAGATCAGACGAAGAAAACGATGAAATTGTAGGAGAAGAAGGTGGCGGTACCAAATCAGTCGCCGGATCCAACATTGCTACCAAAATTAGGGCTTCAATATTTTGAGGATAAGCAAAAAGGGTAAGATTTTACGAGGCTACTGGAAGTATTATTGTTGGGCTTAGAATATGATTCTTGTGCATCAGTAATGGTCCTGCAGGGTGGGGGTAGGGGCACACTATACAATCATACCTTTTCTTGGTGGAAGAGTGAAACAAAAAGTCCATCAAATCATTTCCCTCTTTTAACTTTTCGTGTTCGGTTAAAATTTTGTAGATATTAGTAATATAAACATTATTAACTATTTGTTTTTCTATCTAACATAAGATTATAAACTAACTATCTCGTATATCTTGCATTTACATTTAGCTCTTTTATCTGGTACACTGCtgttttttgataattttttattttttgaatctattttatcgaaaattaattttttattttttcaagacaGAAATTATAAAATCTGTATACACATTACTCACTGTCAAGTACACTTGTGAAACTATACTCAATTTGTTATTGCTTCACAAGTTATCTTAAATTAATCATTCTTCTTTACGTTTGTGATCTTTTATCATAAAAGAATCAGCACATTGATTTGCCTCTTTTCGTGTCCGTCTCCATTTTTAATCCCATAGCTTTTCTTGTTGGTTGATGCATCacatctcattttaaaaaaaaaattcgattAAAAGCCTTGTCTTGTGGAGTTACAATTTACAACTCATGAATCATGATGTTGACATTAATTTTCATTAGGATCGACAAGatgaaaatttctaaaattattaaacaaGACTTAGGTggagagaaaaataataatttgtagCTTAATTATGATCGCAGTTATGAATGTGATCATTCAATCATTCTGCTtaaatttaagctcaaattagtTAGGCATCTATTAAAGAGAATTCTATATcatgttatattatatgtttttataatatattttacgaTATCAACTAAAAAGAGAATTGAGACAAACGctattattataaaaagattTTGACATTATTCATCTAATTAATATCCGTTTTTGATAATGTTGTTGCTCCACAACTATAGTCTTTGACTTTCTTAACTATCATGAGACAAACGGtaatatattcaattatatGCTTAATACCTTAACAAATCACATCATTGTTATGAAGCTATTGAGTTTACATGAACCAACAGGCGTGCCTCATAAAACAGGTCTCTTTTGCAGTATGATAATTGTTCATGAGTGCTGGTCCTATAaatttgcttcttcttcttttggggtgggtgggtggggtggggtggggtggggggacTATACAATTATGCCTATGGTGACAATGGGTTTTTGTAAGTGGAACCAATATTGGGCTGGATTATATGAAAACAGCCCAATGCAATCAATAATATTGGGCTGCATTACATTGACAGAAGCCCAACACAGCATAAGATTCTAACCCTGACAAATGGGCTTGCAAAATACTCCATTAGAAATGGGCTTGGAAATAGCCTtgtttaaaggaaaaataacttaaatacacaactataagttttctattctctaattttcccttcttttttaaaatattacataattcctttttttttaattttagtgtaagtttatagatacattacattctctctcctataatacacaattatccattttaatgcctattttttctccattaaaacactcaaccttttaaatcagtttttggattttgaattttctctatttaaacactcaaccttttaagttagttttttgattttgaattattaattttaattaattttaaataaaagacccaattttgaaattttgaatttcaaaattcaaaaattttgaaatttcaaaaatcaggACAACTTCTCTTAACTTCTCCCGTTTTGTTCTTACTCCATCGAGTTTCAgttcttttttttccataatcATCTTCCTTCTCTTAAAGATTACTTACTCCGCCATTGCAACTTCAACGTAAACCCACATGCTTAACAACTCCCAAAaataaaaaccctaaacccccaAGTTCAGTTACCGAATAAACAAATTCCAATCAGAAGAAAAATTAAACGAACAACCAAAAAGCAGATGAATTTGGTAATCTTCTTGTTCTTGGAGGCAAGCAGATGAAAATGAACAGTCACCTTACAAAAGGTTCAAAtgatatgtgtatatatatatatatatatatgatattcacTTTCATAAatcagtaaggtattagttgtttagttgatgtactgatacatgttttgaaaattgttataacgtatcattcactaagtttaataaatgtGTCATCCACtgtacttgatgatacatatagaatcagtgtgtatattGTTTAGTCGATGTttttgatacatgtattagatatgtatcacatgttataatgttttagttaattcactgatacatgtagtagacgtgtatcacatgtttttcatgtagtatgaatttCTGAAAACTGAAACCATGTATCAGTAAGttattagttgttttatttagtatttatatttcaatatcattataatttgctgttttattttcaaattgcagCCACAAATttgtatttacaaaaaatcccttaaattagtatttacaaaaaatcccttaaatttgttgttccgtgatactttagactctagtgatacatgataaatgatacatggtaagtttaaactgttaagaaaaaaatgaggaaaaaacGGTACAATTTATTTAGAAGTTACTTTCACTccacttataaaaaataataaaattccaAACACGTGATTTTTGTCAAACTATTTATTATGAGTTAAATTCATAGGAGAGTGGAAGACATTTGCAAAATATTTGGTTGGTGATCAGACTTTGATTAATTCAAAGACATTTTAATCCCAATCATTAACAAATAGCCTAATTACTAATTGGCTCACATGTCagctaataataataataataagaagaagaagaagaataatgaGATGAGATGAGATCTTAGATCTaacatttgaattatatatatatatataacatttttttggtACTCCATGcttgttttgtttatttaataaaacgtgtcaaattttaccaaaaaaaaaaattgaaaaaataattatagttcatatatattacatatataatttacttttaatacatatttcaaatttaacataatattgttataaatgataataaataaaaaatatcgctaaaataagtaattatttattaaaattaaccatGGAATTTTTCCAACAATTTTTATGAATACATAGGACTGTGTCCTATAGAGATTAATAAAACAGTGATCActctgataatttttatttttttttaaaaaaaataagttttatcagtaatattttagtattttttcctttatatcaTCCCTAAATTACACTCCCATCTCTCAGGATATTTGctgaattatatataaatattatttattatttattaaattcattttttaaattacttatttttaattaaaacatttttttctataCCAATTAACAaatacatcaaattttttctataccaattttttatcaaaacgTCTTTTTCTATaccaaatacataaaaaaaattcaaagaaatagTCCACTTTTTCTTGTgtctatcttttttttcttttaaaatgataaaaggttacttttttttcttcttcctatACACATTAGTAAAATGTTAAAGGTGAAAAGGTTCATTAATTTCTGGAAAAAGaagagtttttaaaaattatatcgtTGTTATTAGCTTATTGGTACGAATTTGGTCccaaatattgttattttaactAATAGTTGTACAAATGAAATTTGGCAATTTTAAAAGTAAGAGggtaatttttacatttttttcattcaaatttataatttttgttgttttgattAGTTGAGCATTATGTAATTGCATACCGGCTCATATAAAGcgattttattaagaaaaaatatctttgaaataTAATTGTGAATACgcaataaatatcataatactaTAAATTACCACGTGCACAAATATactaacataaatttatatattataaaaagatatttcaatatatataataattataaagaaATGTAATGCCCCATTTTCCTATAACCAAAAATATACGGGTCGAAAGTCACTGGGTGAAGGATTACGTACAAGAGCCAAAAAAATACCAGAATCCTTCATCAACCAGGTGCAATAACCATTCTCAAACATCTTAAGATTTCCACAATGGCCACCACCATTTGGTCTAAAGACATcaaaattttgatgtttttcaCCCCATAAAAAACTACAGTGAAAAAGAGTAGTTAGAGCAAAATTTAGATGgaatgaaaaatcaaattgGTCACCTGGTTTTAGTATACGAACTCCAAGATCATCATTTTTAGATTGACAATGAACTTTGAGCAAAGGTGTATATTGAGGAAGGTCACTCACAAAACGTTCGGTAAATTTTGGATTTAAAGTAAAAGcatttattatttgtataacGTTAATgagtgataaaataaataatggaagTAGACTCTTTGAGTAAGGATAATAAGCCATTTTGAGAGACATAATGTTTTATGAATGCAAATGAAAATTGGTTTGTTCaatttataagaaatataatatcataatgaTTTGAATAGTATTGAAGTTTGTTTgactttctaatttttttaaaacaaagtgtAATTTAATGCATGCCATTTTCACtagtaaaattatttgaatttgactTTGTCATTAaagaagtaaatttttttttccttgataCATTTATGTGGATATTCTAAGTTAATGCTAAGTGCTTTTTAttcactttcaattttttttatgtaaattaatttatgtttgactaattaattgaaaaaggcacttatatgataattaatattgGACCAAAACTTTGAATAAGCATTtactcaaaattatttttcatttttcggaaaaaagataattttttagatttaaaaagaAGAGCTTCTGCTACTTTTCAAAAACacatattttcttctaaaaagTTAGTCGAACATCCCActttttaaacataaacatttttttaaaatctacaaaaggaaaaaacacAATTGAACAAATATGAAATTGTATGATATCCTTATTATTAGCTTTGCTAAACGAATTTGGTCccaaatattattgttataactTATAgcttataacaaaataaatttgcttcttcttcttttggggtgggtgggggtgggggtggggggtacTACATTATCATGCCTATGGTGACAATGGGTTTTTGGTTAGAGGAATCAATATTGAGCTGGATTAATATTAATAGAAGCCCAACACATTAACCATGTCAAATGGGCTTGCAAAATAGCCTTGTCTAAAATGGTTCGACTGCGAATTTCACTAAATCACGATTCGAAAGTGGTGTGACCACATTGTAATGTCAATTGTGTTTCAATTATACATACTTCTTTATGTGgaaattcttttatatttatatttaatttgtcaaTATCAGTTAACAATATTTCAATCATCTACATATATAcaactaataataattattattcttttagcAAATATAGTAACTATTTGTTATTACTACtataatcaacatatatattaaaaacacacgaataattatttatttaaaagttacttTCACTCcgcctaaaataaataaataaatttcaacaaACACGTGATTtttattaactattttttaatgaGTAAATTCATAGGAGAGTGGAAGACATTTGTAAAATATTTGGTTGGTGATCAAACTTTAATGAATTCATACTATATGACATTTTAATCCCAATCATTAACAGAGgaccaaattaattaattggctCACATGTCTgctaattataataataataataatgaaatgagaTGAGATCTTAGATCTAACAAtttaacttttctttattttatatatatatatatatataacatcttTTTGGTACTCCatgtttgttttgtttatttaatttttattgaacaTCCACTTCCTCCCTTTTTAATTCCTAGCAAAATGACGTTTCAATGACCATAACAAAATTTATCAGAATcgatttatgtttaattttctaaattacaCTCCCATCTTTCAGAATAttcttctaaattatatataaatattttatattcatttatcaAATACGTTATTTAAACaacttatttataattaaaacatttttttctgtACCAAATACATCAATTGTTTTCTATACCAATTTTTAATTAAACGTTTTCCCTATaccaaatacatttttaaaaaaatctcataaATAGTCCACTTTTTCCTgtgttttatcttttttttgtgttttaaaagtataaaaggtTACTCCTTTTTTTTCGTATACACATTAGTAAAATGTTAAAGGTGAAAAGGTTCATTAATTTCTGGAAAAAAGAAggctttttaaaaattatgttgttgttattagcTTATTGGTATGAATTTGGTCccaaatattgttattttaactTATAGTTGTACAAATGAAATTTGGCAATTTTAAAAGTAAGAGggtaatttttacattttttcattcaaatttatatttttgttgttttgattAGTCGAGGATTATGTAATTGCATACCGGCTCATATAAAGtgattttagtaagaaaaaatatcttaaaaatataattgtaaaTACGCAATAAATACCATAAAACTATAAATTACAACGTgcacaaatatattaaaataaagagataagtgtcaaaaacacatataaactatacattttttttttgagtttcatatctaaattattgaaagtttgagtttcatacctaaattatcacttttaaatttgagaaacaGACCTCTCTCTTTTATACCACTTTCATCATGGTATATGTAATAcactctctttcttttattttatagaatTTCCACATCACACTCCACATGGACAAGACATTCAACcttgacaaaaataaataaattattagtattagttaaattaaaaattaaaaactattataaaaaataatattttatttttagactataaaatatttttcttacctcacaccatttttttaaaaagttttttattttgtttgaatttcttttacaaaagtatttcatttttacttCATCTTTTCCCCTCCTTAAATactaatttagatattattttatttcttaaaagtaCAATTCTATCTATCCCACTTAATCCTTCGCTTTCAAATTTTTTCCCAGTGTTTAGATAtacatattgaaaatatttttacttgcCGCCACaagactttttatattttttagttgtttagGTTATATTCGATACActagtagatttttttaaaaaaaaatatatgtacctGCATATCcaacataaaataagaaaaacgtaaaaaaataaaaattaggagcgaaaactaaaatatgaaatttctaaaaatattttataaatgttttttaaaGGATGGGGTTGTCGCGGGGAGGGGGATACGTGGACGAGGTAGTGGAgtgagataagaaaaataatttaattttttatttggatagtaatctttaatttttaatcaatattatttttttcttatttaatttttatctagataaaatattttatctatgtaGAATGACATGTGCCaaagctttttaaaataaaaaagagagtgCATTACGCATACCATTgaggtgtgtttctcaaactaaaaattGATAGTTTATATATGAAACTCACGCCTCCAATAGTTTatgtatgaaactcaaaaaaggTGAATAGTTtagatttttcatatatataataattataaagaaatgtaatgtaaacccccccccccccccaatctttttttttttttaataaccaaGGATAGGCAAATTTAAAGTCATCGGGCGAAGGATTACGTACAAGAGCTAAAAAAATACCAGAATCCTTCATCAACCAGGTGCAATAGATATTTTCGAACAGCTTAAGACCTCCGCAATAGCCACCCATGGTCTAAAGACTAAAACTTTGATGTTTTTTATCCCAccaaaaattatagtaaaaaaGAGTAGACATCTGTATATTCTCATGGAATGAGAAATCAAATTGTTCACCTGGTTTTAGTGTACGAAGTCCAAGATCAGTATCTTTAGATTTACAATGAACTTTGACTAAACGTGCATATTGAGGAAGATCACTTACAAAACGTTCggtaatttttgaatttaaagtaAAAGCATTTGTTATTTACGTAATGTTAATGAGCGAGAAAATAAGTAATGGAAGTAGAATGTTTGAGCAAGGATAATAAGCCATTTTGAGAgacaatatattttatgaatgcAAATGAAAAGTGGTTTCATTCTATTTATAAGAAATATAGTATCATAAataattgaaatgtattgaagTTTGTTTGacttttcaattatttttaaaaaaaagtgtaatCTAACGCTATCTTCACtagtaaaattatttgaaattgactTTGTCATTaaagatgtaattttttttcttaaatgtatTTATGGGATATTCCAAGTAAATGCTAAGcgctttttattttcattttctaaattttaatgtaaatcaatttttttttgactaatttattgaaaagaTATTTATACGATAATTAACATTGGACCAAAACTTTTAATaagtatttattcaaaattatttttcattttttggaaaaaaaatatttttttagatttaaaaaaaagcttccgctacttttcaaaaatacatattttcttctaaaaagTTAGTCCAACATTTCActttttaaacataattttttaaaaaaatctacaaTTCATTTTTTCCTACTATAATAACCTGTTTCAACATGTTCGCTTGatgtcatttaatttaaatttaaggatatttttgtcttttcagTATTTTATTGTAGTTACGCGTCTTatagtaaattaaattttctttttctttggtgTACTGCAGAATTCCAGTAACTCAATATCACACCATAAACTAGGTATgcaattgaatttttaaaattgtttatgtATTTGCATATTTTGgggattttaatttaattttatgctTTATGTTGTTCTCTATTCATTTTGAAGAATGTCTTTCTAGcattttacatatttatttcatttatacatatatattgtatttttaatgaatCTTCTACTAATTTTAAATGGATTATGCACCTAAGGTTCTTGGTAAACCTAACTTCTACATTTTTCTACTCGTGATTGTGTATTATTTttgtgatgaaatgaaaattacaTTCTATTTGATTTGGTGAAATAATTCTTATTGAACAAGAGAATCAATAAAGATTACGTATGTATAAAATTTAGCAACtaacattaatattttatgttcaTATATCATTTAGAGGGTGTTTGGATTGACTCAAGAGTTGATGAAATCACTCTTAAGTTGATTTTTAATTTCTGATAgtgtttaaatatgaaaaacaatttaaaataagttatgaaGTTTGACAAATGTGaaaaatgacttcaaataaATTAGAAAGTTTTTGACAagatcaaaaataatttataagtcGGAAATCAGAAGTATccctgctttttttttttttacataaatgtcatttcaatttaattttctatttttgacttaaaatctAAGTCAATCCAAATGGGCTCTTAAAATTGTGTTAATACATTGAATTCTATCAAATACAATGTAAAAAATTTGTTTCCTACAAGAATTAAATAACTATTTAGATAGTTAACATATACagaatatcaaatatattttgatgaaaaaacacTTTTTCCATCTCATAGTATGTCTCTTTGTATAGTAATTGAATAGCTACACTtcatatgattaaaaataaggTTAGTATTTATGTGCAATTTTTCTGAACGTTAGAtagttatatcaaaataaaataaaaacactaTTTTTGTACTGTTGTGTTGAGTGGATGTAAAGATGTTCCAGGCatcttaaaatttcatgttcATAGCATTTTAGTAATTAGCATACAATGATCATCTGGTCTAAAGTTAACATGTATCAAACTATTTTCTCCAAATTGtatcaaaatgaaataaaaatagaatttgttttcaaaaaattggGCCTGTACTGGCATGGGTAATCACTTGctagtataaaaataaatgaacatttttataaagaaaaatatccttaaaatgAAGTCATCTATATGcaaaaacttcataaaattataaattaccgCGTCCgcaaatatacaaaaaattacaaGGAAATGTAatgcattttttcattttttttataaccacCCATGGAGAAATTTGTAGTCACCGGGTGAAGGATTAGGACCAAGAGCAAAATAAATACCAGAATCCTTCATCATCCATGTGCAATATCCATTTTGAAAAAGCTTAATACTTCCGCAATAGCCATGCCATCGTTTAAAGACATCAAAGTTATTATGCTTTTGACCCCAGAAAAAACCACAATGATAAAGAGTAGTTTCAGCTATATTCAtatgaaatgaaaaatcaaaatgatcaCCCGGTTTTAATATACGATTTCCAATATCATCATCTTTAGATTGACAATGAACTTTGAGTAAATCGGTATTTGGAGGAAGGTCACTCACAAAACGAAGGGTATAATTTGGATGTAAAGTGAAAGCATTTATTATTTGCATAGTATTCatgattgataaaataaataatggaagTAGAATTTTTGAGCAAGGGTGATTAGCCATTTTGAGAGACTTAGTGTTTcatgaatgaaaatgaaattgGTTAGCTTCTATTTATAAGATGAATTTTGAGTAATCAGTATTTGAAGGGAGGCCACTCATGAAATGAAGGGTACATTTTTGATGTAAAGTGAAAGTATTTATTATTCGTATAATATTAatgattgataaaataaataatggaagTACAATTTTGAGAAGGGTTCCATTTTGAGAGACAAAATATGTAACaacccaatttttttaaagctaaggtctgaacaatttttttttttttgcatataaaaTCTTATCGAGTTATTCTTAAATTGCTCATATAtgtaaaagttaattttttagtGTGCGTGATTTTAAATATCAACTAAGGTTACTAGAATGCATCACACAAAGTAGAGCTGAAAGTTTCCTTATCGATTAAACTTTGATTTAAGATGCTAtatgggtcaacttcaaacgaccatatCTCTTAGAAAGATAAAAAGTTGCGTGATTCAAaacctatcaaattaaagatatttGAATCTACTTTCCAATTCCACCAATTTTGCATCAATCcaatttttgagtaaaaaattatgactaTTTTAGTAACTGGTGTAGTGTTGTTCTATATTAGCcgcaaaaaaattctaaaaaagataattttttacttcttaTACCACTTGGAAAACCTTACAAATGAATTTCTCAACTCCAATAAAGCTCTAAACAATTCTATTTCTATCCTTTAATCCATCATTCTCTCCTTTCTCAAACCCCAAGgca encodes the following:
- the LOC101260919 gene encoding uncharacterized protein At3g17950: MLDPATDLVPPPSSPTISSFSSSDLDTESTGSFFHDRSITLGTLMGVTFQAITFRAPSMTQNRQSIVESPAGAGITSQKNRKSKKSRVAAVEEEERRHCRRRRWWRLCRDECDSKPASLGEYLEVERRLGDGAFDGGAAAELEGVVIDAQPTNGRTLFADGRVLPPVEVEEESSSAGALGLCRFSVASLSGICSRGAGCVG